The window CTCTGTTTCCTGACTCCGCACTGTAAATTCGAAAGAGCTTGGTCTTCGTGCAGACAGGATTTGACAGATGTTGCAGTTGCCTCGAGTGTGGTCAGGAGGCTATCAATGCTCACAATGATGACCATGAGCACGTTGGCGCGAGACTCTGTTTTTAAGCAGACGCTGCACCGTAGTATCAATTCCGCTTGCCGTTGAAGCTCCTTTTGGTATGACAAAAGGCCGTCAATATCAGTCTCATCCTTGCCCGGCCTCAGCCCAGCTCGGACCAACTCCCCTATTGACCAGGCGTCCGGCGTACAAATGCAGCCTTTTGGAGTTTCCGGAATCAGCTCAGTCTCTAGTTCCTCTGAAGAGTAAATACTATCTTCTGGGGACTCAATTGGATTTTTGTGATTGTATGAATCCATCAATATCCTTGAATTTGGGACGCCACCCATGGCCCATAGGCCAGATTGGGACTGCATTTTCTGCCCTGAATCCACGCTCGGTGTTaaagatgaagaaaagaaacccaTCTCTTGAGAATCTGATGTTACTACTGCCTCATCTCGCAGACCTTGGAAGCCTGAAAGACAGTTTCTCGCAAATGGATGCACTGCCGCCGGGTCAGGTACCGTCATAGTCGTTGAAAGAAACGAGTCCGTGCCAGAATAGTCAACAAATGGACCAGGGTATTTGGAGTTACCAAAAGGATCAATGAGGTCATCAAGGTCGACATTATCATTATCATCGTATCTGGTGTCAATGCTATTGGTGGCAGGTTCATTGAGTTGAGTCGACATCAATTCTTGCAACCAGACTTCGGATTCAATGTCAATATCGAGCACTAGTTGATTCAAGTCAGTCTCTGCACGACAATTACAATACGAAGCCACTAACTGGAAATGTCGTTAGACATAATTGGCGTATGCACTTTGTTCTCCATTTCCACGGAGACCCTCTTCATGCCCCGCTTTAGGGTCTGAATCTCGGTCTCTGCACTATCCTGATGGCATTTCTTCCTTGCCGCCCTTGGCATCTTCCTTTCGTGCTCCTGGTAACCTATTTCTTGCTGCTGTCGAACAGGGCTGTCATCATTCTGTCGTAGCCGCGACTGAGaatctctcttcttcgctggtCGTCCCAATCGCCTCGACATGCTGTATACGCAATCGATCTTATGCTTTTGACATCGTCGGCAAGCGGGCTTCTCATGGCTGCAGCGAATCTTGGCCTGTTGGCAAGCGTTGCAGGTAGAGCGTACTTTTACACTCTTTGGAAGCGTACTGGTATTGGGTTTTGACGACTTGGACATGCTTATAATCAATTCAAGCGACTCTCATGAATTCGATTAAGCAGGGGGTCTAGATGATTTGGACACCCTCGTCTCATATAAAGGAGTCATGAGCTTGTTGCGCACGTAGCCGTGTACCTCGGTAggtcttctccatcaacacaTCCGATCTATGTCGCAGATAAGATATCAACAGGCTGCAATTAGGCTCACTTCAAAAGCCATTATACTTTTTCAGTGCAAAGTGGGCTGCCACGATTGCACGACAAGCCGGAACGATGAAAGAGTTACATCCTGCAGGTTCCTTCATTACAAGTAGGTCCTGTCCTACCCGAGCATACAGGAGTACTACTTGTGCCTTGCCACAACGCCATCGCCCGCAAAGGCTCCAATCTGAGGGGACGGCAGAGCTGAGAAGTGGGGAATCAGCAATCATTTAAGTTGTGGTTATGCAGCTGTATGGTATTGCAatttcttctcatcatcatcttgCTCCTGTCATATTCACGTTGCTAATAGACTCACTCCGACCCTGACAGTCTTACCTAACAGGGGCTATGTGGGTGCATGTGGAGACTTCTAGAAGACGAGTAGCCTTTTGACTGTTTGGAAATATAAGGCCACTCTCAGTAAAACTCATATCTGGAGCATCCGAATACCCTTTTGGGTACGTCTTGACAAATTGTCGTAAAGGGGCTTTTTACCAGAGAAGAGTTTAAGGAATACACTAGCTAGCGTCTAACATCGCCTTGATATCAGAACTAGATAGCAACACACTATACGCTCGAGACGAATGTTAGATATGAGCAAGTGGATGCGCTACTAGACACAATTGGGAAACAATAGATAGCTTGATGCACGTCTGTCCAGTAAGCACATTGTGAGCCTGCGTCAAGGGACGTCCTTGCACTTCCAGCTTCATTTCCATATTGCCTCAGTAGAAGCCGGGTCACAGGTCACCGACTGGAACGAGGTTGTCGTTGCACTCTGCCAAGTCCGAGATGGCCGGCCAGGGTTCTCATTACGACCAAAGAAATAAGTCACCGCGAGCGGGACATCCAGTCCGGCCGCCTGCATAAACTGCCTTACATCGAACCCAGCACGTGCGGCCATGTTCTCCGGTGGGATGTGCGAAAAGCAAGCTGGAAAACGATACTTTAATGGCTGCACATACAGGAGATAGACATAACGGTGATGCGAGCCAAGAGGAGGCTGAGGTCCAATATATTCGGCGATGGGTGAAGACGGCCCGCCACTACCATCGGACGGCACCAGGTGACCCGGTGAGTTTGTTTCTGTGCAGTTTAGTATGAGGTCTGGCTGGTACCAGTGCAGGACAACTGTCTGGATTGCGGTGCCGGGGATCATGacgtcgagatcgaggaagaggatcaGGTAGCGTGTGCCGCAGTGCAGACTGGCGTGGCCAATTTCGGGCACAGTCTTAGTATCTAATGCACAGTTATCAAAGCTCGGCAAGTATGACAATCTGTCTTCATACCTTGAACATCCAATGTCATTCCCGGCCAGACCCAAATTTCTCCAGGATAACGAACCTGGAGTTGCTGCATGGGCAGCAGTGGATATTGCTGCGTCGTGCCGGCTATAAGAAACCATGTAATCCACACCCAGGACATCATTGTCAACGAAATATACGTATTATTTGGAAGCGGAAATGTTCAGGCGGTTTCCATTATATAGACGTGCAACCCATGGAAAGTTCAATAATCTTTGTCTGTATGTACCACTGTCCTGCGAATATCTACCGACTACACATTTCGTTCTGTTGCACCACTTGGAATTTCATGTAGAACAGTCCGCAATTCCCTAGGACAAGATTTCTAGGACGAGTTCATCTGTGCTCGTCGCCACGCCCAGCCCTTACAATAAACAAGCATGAGCAACGGaatcaccgccgccacaacGCTTGACACGAGAATATAAGTATACTGCACACCTACTCGCCCAATCAATGGATTcaccgcggcggcggcacctGCACCGAGAAAGCAGCGCACCAGGTTGTTCGCGGCCATGGCCGTGGCTGGGGTTGTGTAATACAAGTCCACAATCAGGACATTCATGACATTGTATGCGGCGGTGATAAAGAAGCAAATGGAAAATATCATCAGAAGGGCAGCCCACAACGGAGCTCCGTGCGCCAGAAGGGCCCCGTAAACAGTGATCGAGCCAGCAGCAAATATCTACGCCGGATGAAATTAATATCTGAAAACGGAAGAACAGGACATACTTGATATATAATAAGACGTACCGCCATAGGT of the Penicillium psychrofluorescens genome assembly, chromosome: 1 genome contains:
- a CDS encoding uncharacterized protein (ID:PFLUO_001337-T1.cds;~source:funannotate), whose protein sequence is MQQLQVRYPGEIWVWPGMTLDVQDTKTVPEIGHASLHCGTRYLILFLDLDVMIPGTAIQTVVLHWYQPDLILNCTETNSPGHLVPSDGSGGPSSPIAEYIGPQPPLGSHHRYVYLLYVQPLKYRFPACFSHIPPENMAARAGFDVRQFMQAAGLDVPLAVTYFFGRNENPGRPSRTWQSATTTSFQSVTCDPASTEAIWK